The DNA segment TGCCGAGCTCGCGCAGCTTGTCCACCAGTTCCTTGGGCGCCTGGTCATCTACTCCGATGCGCATCGACGCCACGTCAACATGGCGATTGAACTGGAAGGGCATAGTCACCGTGGACGGATCCTTCTCGTCCACCCCATGAATGACGTTGAACACCATCGCCGCGTCCTCGCTCGTGCGCACGATGGGACCCACGCGATCCTGCGACCAGGCGAGCACCATCCCGCCATAGCGGCTCACACTGCCGAAGGTCGGTCGGAGCGCGCTCAAGCCGCAGCGAATGGTCGGCGACACGATCGACCCCGAGGTCTCCGTGCCGATACCGAAGGCGACGCACCCGGCGGCGGTTGCCGACGCGGGGCCGGCCGATGAACCGCTCGATCCCTGCGACAGATTCCACGGATTGTTGGTACGTCCACGGAACCACTGATCGTTCTGCGCGAAGAGCCCGGTGGCCAGCTTGGCGATCAACACCGCACCGGCATCCCGGAGGCGTACGACCACCTCGGCGTCCTCGTCGATGATGCGGTTCTCGAAGTCCTTGGCGCCCCACGTGGTGGGGACGCCCTTGGTGGCGAACAGGTCCTTGATGCCGTAGGGCAGACCGTGGAGGGGGCCGCGATACTTTCCCGCCGCGATCTCGGCGTCGGCGCGTGCCGCTTCAGCGCGGGCCTGGTCTTCCATGATCGTCACGGCGCAGAGCAGGATCGGATTGAGCCGTTTGATGCGTGTGAGATAGATGTCGGTGAGGCGAGCCGACGTGATGCGCCGCGCCTTGAGCATCGCCGAGAGGCGGTGTGCGGGAAGAAAGGCGATGTCGTCGTCCGACGCCGGTACGGCACCGGCCCACGGTTCGGGTTCGTAGGTGCCGCGGTCGAAGGCGCGAGCGCCACGCTCGCGGACGAGCTTCTCCATGAGTGCGCCTGTCCCGCCGGGGTACGGCTGGAACTGCAGCGCCGGCGATTCGCCGTTGCCGAGTGGAACCGGTGGCTCCTCCTGTTGCCGCTGTTGTCCGCCGGCGGTGGCAGCGCCGCGCGCCTGGGCGTGCGCCGGTTCGACGCCGAGCGTCGTGGCCGCGGCGGCGACCAGGGAGAGGAAGACGAAGTGGCGGCGGTCGATGCCGAGCGCTTCCTCGTCGAAGTCGGTGGCTTCCAGTTGGGCCTGGGTCTGCTCAAGCAGTTCTTCGGGGTTGGTCACGGCTGGCCTCGGGTGGCGGTTGAGCGAACAGCGGACGCGACCAGAGAATTGCGCACGGAAGACAAAATTGCCAGACCCCCGAGCCCTGCGCCGCCCTTCCCCTCTCCACCGGTGGGTAGCATCGTTGACCCACCGTCACCACCAGCTCCCGCCCCGCCACGCGATGTACACCCCCGGCCAGTTCGCGGAAACCCGCATCGATGTTCTGCACGAGCTCATTCGGGCCCATCCCTTGGGCGCGCTCGTCACGCTCACGCCCGACGG comes from the Gemmatimonadaceae bacterium genome and includes:
- a CDS encoding amidase → MTNPEELLEQTQAQLEATDFDEEALGIDRRHFVFLSLVAAAATTLGVEPAHAQARGAATAGGQQRQQEEPPVPLGNGESPALQFQPYPGGTGALMEKLVRERGARAFDRGTYEPEPWAGAVPASDDDIAFLPAHRLSAMLKARRITSARLTDIYLTRIKRLNPILLCAVTIMEDQARAEAARADAEIAAGKYRGPLHGLPYGIKDLFATKGVPTTWGAKDFENRIIDEDAEVVVRLRDAGAVLIAKLATGLFAQNDQWFRGRTNNPWNLSQGSSGSSAGPASATAAGCVAFGIGTETSGSIVSPTIRCGLSALRPTFGSVSRYGGMVLAWSQDRVGPIVRTSEDAAMVFNVIHGVDEKDPSTVTMPFQFNRHVDVASMRIGVDDQAPKELVDKLRELGMKPVTIGARPTVAGISRGSGGLDVEDAAAFDSYVQIKAKEIGLDLNNLPPLPARGAGNGREGGGRGAAPANPMAPADWNPRFVNGRRIPGFEFLQTERRRYILISKWAEFLKDLDMYIGAPFADVGYNAQTGHPSAVLPYKFDVPQVFGGGRRGAAPPEPAPELKPQPICAQIIGNLYNDDLILSVANQFQTHDETVKRHPAL